The Erigeron canadensis isolate Cc75 chromosome 1, C_canadensis_v1, whole genome shotgun sequence genome segment TACCAACATTCTGAGAGCCACTGACATGGATGGCCTTAAAGATGGTTCTTCTTGAATGCAAAGAAGTCCTATGTGTGTCACTCTTATGGCATCTTCCTGGAAAATGATGTTAGGATATACATTCATCATCAGATTCGGATCAAACATTTCCTTGAGTGTTCCTTGCTTGAAATGCCTCCATGCCTGCTTGTACATAAGTAATTACAACGTTTAATTAGATGCACAATGTCTAAAATGCCTTTTACTTATTTATAACCCAATTCAGTTAAGCGTGTGAGCTGAAGTCTTCACACTTACAATAGAAACTAAGAATTCAGGATATTCCATGGTTTTGCTTCCATTGCTTTCCATTCCGCTGACCAACTCCAGCAGCAACACACCAAAGCTATAGACATCTGCCTTTTCGGTTAACTGGCCATGAGCTAGGTACTCTGGAGCAATGTACCCACTGGTGAAATTGAAATTAAGAAGGGAAAAAGTTTAATACTACATTAGACCATTAgtgtaaaattaatatatacagGAAAAACTTAGCATAATATCAATTTGTCTTCTGTTTTTTTCTCCCAAGTCCCTTTAACATGTTTGTATAGAAATTGGAGGTCTGTCTTATAGTAATTACTAACGCTATGTTGGTTCTTTCCTGGTCTCAAAAAGGTCCAACAACATGAGGTACTTACAGTGTACCCGCAATGGCGGTGCTGATATGACTCTTGTCACCTTGAAAAGACCTGGCTAAACCAAAATCAGCTATTTTGGGACGAAGCCGCAAGTCTAACAAGATATTAGAAGCTTTAATGTCTCTATGTATAATGCGGCTCTTGGTATTTTCATGAAGGTAAACCAAGCCTTCTGCTATCCCAATAATGATCTCAAATCTCTtctcccattttaattgtctgCCTTTTATTTCATCTGTGTAATTTTACAATTTCAGCATTGCATCTTATATAATCAACTTCATGAACTCAGAAATTCAGAATCATGAAAGACTTTTGAAATTACCAAAAATGTACCGGTCGAGGCTCATGTTGGGCAGATATTCATATATGAGAATGCTTTCGGGTCCTGAACAGTTGCATCCCAACAGCCTGACCAGATTTTTGTGTTGTAGACTGTTAATGATGTTAATTTCATTGTAGAAATCTGCTGCTCTGAATTTGTTGTTTAAGAAGAGCCTCTTCACAGCTATTTCTCGTCCATCAAAAAGAACCCCCTGAGAATTTAACCATTCACAAATATATGCATAAAGTGATTTACAAGATCACAACAGTACTACAACCTTTATTGGTACAAACAAATTTATTCGACACGGGATATATGCTGATAGACGGCAACTTCAAGTCATCTATTTAACATGAGTTATGCATTCTCTCTATCGAGCCAATTGTAAACTTCAATTCCTAAAAACAtcttaaatcattttcttatgAAAAATTAGATTATTACTAATAAGATTCAGGTCAAACCAACCTCCCCATCCCCTGCCTAAATTACGTTTCATGACCTATTATTTAACCTGACCTTGTAGACAGTACCAAATCCACCTTGTCCAAGCTTATTGAAGTCATTCCAATTTCCAGTCGCTTTCTCTATTGTAGAGTATTTGAAGTTCAAGTTACTGTCTGTAAGAATCTTTGCCAGTTTTTTGGCATTTTTCGCTTCATAAGAGCCTGAAACATTAAGCAACCATTAGTTTGCGTTGATGACCTATACAAACTGTCCGTTGTTACTAAAAATTTAAGTCCGTGAACATTATCTGCGCTTGGCATTGCAAAACATAGTTCAAATGATTATACCATTTCTCCTTTGCTGTATATATCTGCGTTTTCTGATATATAAGAAGCTCATTAAAGCAACTGTGAAAACCACCACAGAACTGACAGCGGAAACTACAATAGCTATTCTCTTCCCTGCAAAACCCATAAATGAAACATGATTAGAGATATGTAGAAAGCTTCTATCTTGATGAATTGTATGATTTCGAGATCTCAAAGatgatttattttaaaagatgattaaaACCCCTGTTTTAGTTGCTATGTTTATCAGTGTCATAATCTTTACCTTTATTGCTAGCGCTTCT includes the following:
- the LOC122584835 gene encoding cysteine-rich receptor-like protein kinase 2 → MVTYCNKKVCINTKKTFCVFSSKWIDDHQPKDRKKMCKPIHTLVIFITFIIIQLLASRSAGDARIQTIEMLCAEGENNQTIFLKNGINVFERLNNQMQTSHNATVSEGTSPDQVYGLSQCYGDLSVQDCQLCYSQMHNILPTCWPKPGGRLYCDGCFIRVQNFSFFEEYTGPHDTIVCGNTTRKSTMFQDSTRQAVMKAVTDALRNRAYFSREEVITPGSNDSVYVMAQCWNTLSPDSCRACLVNAYASITTCLPWSEGRALNTGCFMRYSDTNFLNPIQTTRSASNKGKRIAIVVSAVSSVVVFTVALMSFLYIRKRRYIQQRRNGSYEAKNAKKLAKILTDSNLNFKYSTIEKATGNWNDFNKLGQGGFGTVYKGVLFDGREIAVKRLFLNNKFRAADFYNEINIINSLQHKNLVRLLGCNCSGPESILIYEYLPNMSLDRYIFDEIKGRQLKWEKRFEIIIGIAEGLVYLHENTKSRIIHRDIKASNILLDLRLRPKIADFGLARSFQGDKSHISTAIAGTLGYIAPEYLAHGQLTEKADVYSFGVLLLELVSGMESNGSKTMEYPEFLVSIAWRHFKQGTLKEMFDPNLMMNVYPNIIFQEDAIRVTHIGLLCIQEEPSLRPSMSVALRMLVRDDEPLPVPSNPPFVDKETMELNIMPTVTGSSVATVSVSYFHPR